In a genomic window of Tripterygium wilfordii isolate XIE 37 chromosome 8, ASM1340144v1, whole genome shotgun sequence:
- the LOC120003892 gene encoding receptor-like protein kinase HSL1 gives MVLFLLLLHLFALFFSGLCLNQEGLYLQQVKQSLSDPTQSLSSWNERDETPCNWFGITCDNTTRRVVSVNLSNSGLSGPFPGFLCRLPFLSSVNFSANEINSSLVVDVDRCHNLQELILSDNLLVGSIPESLSLLQNLRVLDLAGNNFSGGIPASFGQFRRLESLSVAGNLLNGTTPSSLGNISTLVELLLAYNPFTPIQIPSELGNLSSLENFWLADCDLVGSIPESLGRLTRLTNLDVSQNRLTGSIPRTLSGLKSIVQIELYNNNLSGEIPPSLGNLTTLRRFDASGNGLNGTIPNELCELPLESLNLFENQLHGAIPESIANSPNLYELKLFNNTLSGRIPNQLGNNSNLVSLDLASNQLYGEIPDHLCAKGSLVELVLIYNSFSGKIPESLGKCGSLNRVRLRNNRLSGTVPDMFWGLPHAYLFELSDNLLTGDVSKTISRASNLSLLLISRNQFNGSIPEEIGLLSALVEFSASGNMFTGSIPGSFVKLSQLSKLDLSHNELNGEMPVGIQDLKSLNELSLANNKLSGDIPSEIGSLPVLNYLDLSGNDFSGSIPLELQNLKLNLLNLSNNRLSGDLPPLYAKEIYKNSFVGNPGLCGDLADLCPRIGESKNKLNMWILRSIFILAGAVFIIGVVWFFFKYRSIKKVKQGITISKWRSFHKLGFGEFEIVDSLKEDNVIGSGASGKVYKVVLSNGETVAVKKLWGGTKKDDASANSPKDEYEVEVETLGKIRHKNIVRLWCCCNTGVSKLLVYEYMPNGSLGDLLNSSKGGLLGWPKRYKIALDAAEGLSYLHHDCVPPIVHRDVKSNNILLDAEFGARVADFGVAKVVDGVGKGAESMSVIAGSCGYIAPEYAYTLKVNEKSDIYSFGVVMLELVTGRRPIDPEFGEKDLVKWVYTILDQKGIDHVIDPNLDSSYKEEICRVLEVALCCTNSLPINRPSMRRVVKMLQEAGAEKKLKTGKKDGKLSPYYYEDESAASNV, from the exons atggttctttttcttcttctgcttcaCTTGTTCGCTCTGTTTTTCTCTGGTCTCTGTTTGAACCAAGAAGGTTTGTATCTTCAACAAGTGAAACAGAGTCTCTCCGATCCAACCCAGTCGCTCTCTTCGTGGAATGAACGAGACGAGACTCCTTGTAATTGGTTTGGCATCACCTGCGACAACACAACTCGCCGGGTCGTCTCGGTGAATCTCTCTAACTCGGGGCTCTCTGGTCCTTTCCCGGGTTTCCTCTGCCGCCTCCCTTTTCTCTCCTCTGTCAATTTCTCCGCTAACGAAATCAATTCATCCCTCGTCGTTGATGTTGACCGGTGTCATAATCTTCAGGAGCTGATACTCTCGGATAATCTTCTTGTTGGCAGTATCCCGGAATCTCTGTCTTTGCTGCAGAATCTCAGAGTGCTTGATTTGGCGGGAAACAACTTCTCCGGTGGAATCCCGGCGAGTTTCGGACAGTTCCGGCGACTCGAATCGCTATCTGTTGCGGGTAATTTACTCAATGGTACAACACCCAGTTCTCTGGGCAACATTTCTACTCTTGTTGAGCTCTTACTAGCTTATAACCCGTTCACGCCGATTCAAATTCCGAGTGAACTCGGTAACCTCTCGAGTCTCGAGAATTTCTGGCTCGCTGACTGTGACCTCGTGGGTTCAATACCGGAGAGCTTAGGTCGTTTAACTCGGCTGACAAACCTGGACGTGTCCCAGAACCGACTCACTGGGTCAATTCCGAGAACACTATCTGGGTTGAAGAGTATAGTCCAAATTGAGCTCTATAACAACAATTTATCCGGCGAGATACCTCCATCTCTGGGTAATTTGACGACATTGAGGAGATTTGACGCGTCGGGTAACGGTTTAAACGGTACGATTCCGAACGAGTTATGCGAGTTACCGTTAGAGTCGCTGAACCTTTTTGAAAATCAACTTCACGGGGCTATACCAGAGAGCATAGCAAACTCACCAAATCTGTACGAGCTCAAACTGTTCAACAACACACTCAGTGGGCGAATACCGAATCAACTCGGGAACAACTCGAATTTGGTGTCGCTGGACTTGGCGTCTAATCAATTGTATGGTGAAATACCGGACCACTTGTGTGCCAAAGGAAGCTTAGTGGAGCTAGTCTTGATCTACAATTCTTTTTCTGGGAAAATCCCAGAAAGTCTGGGTAAATGTGGAAGTTTAAACCGGGTCCGGCTGAGGAACAACCGGCTTTCCGGCACTGTCCCTGACATGTTCTGGGGACTCCCACATGCGTATTTGTTTGAGCTTTCTGATAATTTGTTAACTGGAGATGTGTCTAAGACGATCTCTCGAGCTAGTAATCTGTCACTCTTATTGATTTCAAGGAATCAATTTAATGGGTCTATACCAGAAGAGATTGGACTATTGAGCGCTCTAGTGGAATTCTCAGCTAGTGGTAACATGTTTACGGGTTCGATCCCGGGGAGTTTTGTGAAGTTGAGCCAGCTGAGCAAGCTTGATCTAAGTCACAATGAATTGAATGGTGAGATGCCCGTTGGAATTCAGGATTTGAAGAGTCTCAATGAGCTTAGTCTGGCAAATAATAAGCTTTCTGGTGATATCCCAAGTGAAATAGGGAGCTTGCCAGTGCTTAATTATCTAGATCTCTCTGGGAATGACTTTTCTGGGAGTATCCCACTTGAATTGCAGAATTTGAAGCTCAATTTGTTGAACTTGTCGAACAATAGGCTCTCCGGAGATTTGCCTCCTCTGTATGCTAAGGAAATCTATAAGAATAGCTTTGTGGGAAATCCTGGCTTGTGTGGTGACTTAGCTGATCTTTGTCCTCGGATTGGTGAATCTAAGAACAAGCTCAATATGTGGATTCTTCGATCAATTTTCATACTTGCGGGTGCTGTGTTTATTATTGGGGTTGTTTGGTTCTTCTTCAAGTACAGGAGTATCAAGAAGGTGAAACAAGGAATCACTATATCGAAGTGGAGGTCATTTCACAAGCTGGGTTTTGGTGAATTTGAGATTGTTGATTCCCTAAAGGAAGATAATGTGATCGGAAGTGGAGCTTCCGGGAAAGTATATAAAGTTGTTCTCAGTAATGGTGAGACTGTTGCGGTGAAGAAACTATGGGGAGGGACTAAAAAAGATGATGCCAGTGCCAATTCTCCGAAAGATGAATACGAAGTTGAAGTTGAAACATTGGGGAAGATTAGGCACAAGAATATTGTTAGACTGTGGTGTTGTTGCAACACTGGGGTTAGCAAGCTTCTGGTCTATGAATATATGCCAAATGGGAGCTTGGGGGATTTGCTGAATAGTAGCAAGGGAGGCTTGTTGGGTTGGCCTAAAAGGTATAAAATAGCTCTGGATGCAGCTGAAGGCTTATCTTATTTGCACCATGATTGTGTTCCTCCAATTGTTCACCGGGACGTGAAGTCAAACAATATATTGCTGGATGCAGAGTTTGGCGCTAGGGTTGCAGATTTTGGGGTCGCTAAAGTGGTCGATGGAGTTGGCAAAGGAGCAGAATCCATGTCTGTGATTGCAGGTTCCTGTGGTTACATTGCACCAG AATATGCCTACACACTTAAAGTGAACGAGAAGAGCGATATCTATAGTTTCGGAGTTGTGATGCTTGAGTTGGTAACCGGTAGACGCCCCATCGATCCAGAGTTTGGGGAGAAAGACTTGGTGAAATGGGTTTATACTATCCTGGACCAAAAAGGGATCGATCATGTTATCGATCCTAATCTCGATTCCAGTTACAAGGAAGAGATCTGCAGGGTTCTGGAAGTTGCCCTCTGCTGCACAAACTCACTACCTATCAATCGCCCTTCAATGCGAAGGGTTGTGAAAATGTTGCAAGAAGCAGGTGCAGAGAAGAAGTTGAAAACAGGCAAAAAAGATGGTAAGCTCTCCCCATATTACTATGAGGATGAATCTGCAGCCAGTAATGTTTGA
- the LOC120004517 gene encoding CAP-Gly domain-containing linker protein 1-like isoform X5 has product MTIHDYLELALKLLPGGIKDIASKNAVLDSLLSEFEASVHGPSKCLNLSSFMQQRLIFVLFFVFLFLVGVFGGRSRAVVQLGRVGRSINPMPQLLYISQLMPLECMLQHNVLCSMCCLFPIMWQTGNNPVCLQGPILQHAKKKIEEVSSENNDLILKCRSIEDKMELLTKRLESSVKLNNEYQKCYEDAINDIKKLSDPYRSRVTELENRFKSSEERCSSLLKLLDSVAQETLQWKTKYEEELTKEKATDNQFNTEIAVLKSRISLAEVRVAAANEQSQSAQKEVDEWKNKYEAAVEEAKASLQKVAIDQESSTMEAQSREDSLRTVFFNSLAEKVDTEIKDKVAKLEHAEQRVATLSLELEAAESRIKNYESESSALKLQIKELVDKYEIVNTSAQTLKKQATMLEKEKNYLEQKYHSELERSAEAHERCKASGKEVRVESELIGTAPKKDFASDIEAVGVQQPAVERLAHVEKTQLRIESLERENRPLASEVDRCRVSEESAISKAALLEVKVKEREEEIKSLLKLINENGVGSLQNLKSSSGPECAAYSVANEMREAPSDQPYSVQGEVKLLQQELSTNSKNETLLDSEQRSNSDGKRLRSPKVFSDFVCMDSDEEKVEQSKRPKRAMTPRRCTIVADMNSPIMTNEDKSESQKSHSGDYTKFTVTELWQELMKHGFVSELLELKRPKKKDILDLYKKLVLQRQ; this is encoded by the exons GTTCTTGATAGTCTGCTGTCAGAGTTTGAAGCTTCAGTTCATGGTCCCTCAAAATGCCTGAATCTTTCGTCCTTCATGCAACAAAGgttaatttttgttcttttctttgtttttcttttccttgttgGGGTGTTTGGGGGCAGGAGCAGGGCTGTTGTGCAGTTAGGAAGGGTGGGCCGAAGCATTAATCCTATGCCACAACTCTTGTATATCAGTCAATTGATGCCACTGGAATGCATGTTACAACATAATGTCTTGTGCTCCATGTGCTGTTTGTTTCCAATTATGTGGCAAACTGGCAATAATCCGGTCTG TTTGCAAGGTCCCATACTCCAGCATGCCAAGAAGAAAATCGAAGAAGTTTCATCAGAGAATAATGACCTCATATTGAAATGCCGTTCAATTGAAGATAAAATGGAACTCCTGACCAAAAGGCTGGAATCAAGTGTAAAACTTAATAATGAATATCAGAAATGTTATGAGGATGCCATTAATGACATCAAAAAGCTCTCTGATCCATATAGGAGCCGAGTTACGGAATTGGAGAACAGATTTAAATCATCGGAGGAGAGGTGTTCTTCTTTGTTAAAATTGCTCGACTCTGTGGCACAGGAAACCTTGCAGTGGAAAACCAAGTATGAGGAGGAGTTGACTAAGGAGAAAGCTACTGACAATCAGTTTAACACAGAAATAGCAGTTCTCAAGTCCAGGATCTCTCTCGCTGAAGTAAGAGTTGCTGCAGCTAATGAACAGTCCCAGTCAGCGCAAAAGGAGGTGGATGAGTGGAAAAACAAATATGAAGCTGCTGTTGAAGAAGCCAAGGCTTCTTTGCAGAAGGTCGCCATTGATCaggaaagctcaactatggaggcACAGAGCAGAGAAGATTCTCTGAGGACAGTATTCTTCAACTCCTTGGCAGAGAAGGTG GATACCGAAATTAAGGACAAGGTAGCAAAGCTTGAGCACGCTGAGCAACGTGTGGCCACTCTGAGTTTGGAGTTAGAG GCTGCAGAATCAAGAATAAAGAACTATGAATCGGAGTCATCCGCTTTGAAGCTTCAAATAAAAGAGTTGGTTGACAAGTATGAAATTGTCAACACTTCTGCTCAAACATTGAAGAAACAAGCCACAATGCTTGAAAAGGAGAAAAACTATCTAGAGCAGAAATACCACTCCGAGTTAGAAAGGTCTGCAGAAGCTCATGAAAGGTGTAAAGCTTCAGGAAAGGAAGTGAGGGTAGAAAGTGAACTTATAGGCACTGCACCCAAAAAGGATTTTGCTAGTGATATTGAAGCAGTTGGTGTTCAACAGCCGGCAGTAGAAAGGCTTGCCCATGTTGAAAAAACACAATTGCGTATTGAAAGCCTGGAGAGAGAAAACAGGCCCCTGGCTAGTGAAGTTGATAGATGCCGAGTCTCAGAAGAGAGTGCCATATCTAAGGCTGCATTACTGGAAGTAAAGGTCaaggagagagaagaggaaATAAAGAGTTTATTGAAATTAATAAATGAGAATGGGGTTGGCTCACTTCAAAATCTTAAGAGTAGCTCAGGGCCTGAATGTGCAGCGTACTCAGTGGCAAATGAGATGAGGGAAGCCCCATCCGATCAGCCTTATTCCGTGCAGGGAGAAGTCAAGTTACTTCAGCAGGAGTTGAGTACCAACTCTAAAAATGAAACTCTTCTGGATTCTGAGCAGAGAAGTAACTCTGATGGAAAACGTTTGAGGTCTCCTAAAGTATTTTCTGATTTTGTCTGCATGGATTCTGATGAAGAAAAGGTTGAGCAATCAAAAAGGCCCAAGAGGGCAATGACCCCTCGGAGATGTACGATTGTAGCAGACATGAATTCTCCAATTATGACAAATGAAGATAAAAGTGAAAGCCAGAAGTCTCATTCAGGAGATTACACCAAGTTTACTGTGACTGAACTGTGGCAAGAGCTCATGAAACATGGTTTTGTTTCTGAGTTGCTTGAGCTGAAGAGGCCCAAGAAGAAAGACATTCTTGATCTTTACAAAAAACTTGTCCTTCAGAGACAGTAA
- the LOC120004517 gene encoding CAP-Gly domain-containing linker protein 1-like isoform X6, which produces MLGHHNTSQVLDSLLSEFEASVHGPSKCLNLSSFMQQRLIFVLFFVFLFLVGVFGGRSRAVVQLGRVGRSINPMPQLLYISQLMPLECMLQHNVLCSMCCLFPIMWQTGNNPVCLQGPILQHAKKKIEEVSSENNDLILKCRSIEDKMELLTKRLESSVKLNNEYQKCYEDAINDIKKLSDPYRSRVTELENRFKSSEERCSSLLKLLDSVAQETLQWKTKYEEELTKEKATDNQFNTEIAVLKSRISLAEVRVAAANEQSQSAQKEVDEWKNKYEAAVEEAKASLQKVAIDQESSTMEAQSREDSLRTVFFNSLAEKVDTEIKDKVAKLEHAEQRVATLSLELEAAESRIKNYESESSALKLQIKELVDKYEIVNTSAQTLKKQATMLEKEKNYLEQKYHSELERSAEAHERCKASGKEVRVESELIGTAPKKDFASDIEAVGVQQPAVERLAHVEKTQLRIESLERENRPLASEVDRCRVSEESAISKAALLEVKVKEREEEIKSLLKLINENGVGSLQNLKSSSGPECAAYSVANEMREAPSDQPYSVQGEVKLLQQELSTNSKNETLLDSEQRSNSDGKRLRSPKVFSDFVCMDSDEEKVEQSKRPKRAMTPRRCTIVADMNSPIMTNEDKSESQKSHSGDYTKFTVTELWQELMKHGFVSELLELKRPKKKDILDLYKKLVLQRQ; this is translated from the exons ATGCTTGGTCATCATAACACTTCCCAGGTTCTTGATAGTCTGCTGTCAGAGTTTGAAGCTTCAGTTCATGGTCCCTCAAAATGCCTGAATCTTTCGTCCTTCATGCAACAAAGgttaatttttgttcttttctttgtttttcttttccttgttgGGGTGTTTGGGGGCAGGAGCAGGGCTGTTGTGCAGTTAGGAAGGGTGGGCCGAAGCATTAATCCTATGCCACAACTCTTGTATATCAGTCAATTGATGCCACTGGAATGCATGTTACAACATAATGTCTTGTGCTCCATGTGCTGTTTGTTTCCAATTATGTGGCAAACTGGCAATAATCCGGTCTG TTTGCAAGGTCCCATACTCCAGCATGCCAAGAAGAAAATCGAAGAAGTTTCATCAGAGAATAATGACCTCATATTGAAATGCCGTTCAATTGAAGATAAAATGGAACTCCTGACCAAAAGGCTGGAATCAAGTGTAAAACTTAATAATGAATATCAGAAATGTTATGAGGATGCCATTAATGACATCAAAAAGCTCTCTGATCCATATAGGAGCCGAGTTACGGAATTGGAGAACAGATTTAAATCATCGGAGGAGAGGTGTTCTTCTTTGTTAAAATTGCTCGACTCTGTGGCACAGGAAACCTTGCAGTGGAAAACCAAGTATGAGGAGGAGTTGACTAAGGAGAAAGCTACTGACAATCAGTTTAACACAGAAATAGCAGTTCTCAAGTCCAGGATCTCTCTCGCTGAAGTAAGAGTTGCTGCAGCTAATGAACAGTCCCAGTCAGCGCAAAAGGAGGTGGATGAGTGGAAAAACAAATATGAAGCTGCTGTTGAAGAAGCCAAGGCTTCTTTGCAGAAGGTCGCCATTGATCaggaaagctcaactatggaggcACAGAGCAGAGAAGATTCTCTGAGGACAGTATTCTTCAACTCCTTGGCAGAGAAGGTG GATACCGAAATTAAGGACAAGGTAGCAAAGCTTGAGCACGCTGAGCAACGTGTGGCCACTCTGAGTTTGGAGTTAGAG GCTGCAGAATCAAGAATAAAGAACTATGAATCGGAGTCATCCGCTTTGAAGCTTCAAATAAAAGAGTTGGTTGACAAGTATGAAATTGTCAACACTTCTGCTCAAACATTGAAGAAACAAGCCACAATGCTTGAAAAGGAGAAAAACTATCTAGAGCAGAAATACCACTCCGAGTTAGAAAGGTCTGCAGAAGCTCATGAAAGGTGTAAAGCTTCAGGAAAGGAAGTGAGGGTAGAAAGTGAACTTATAGGCACTGCACCCAAAAAGGATTTTGCTAGTGATATTGAAGCAGTTGGTGTTCAACAGCCGGCAGTAGAAAGGCTTGCCCATGTTGAAAAAACACAATTGCGTATTGAAAGCCTGGAGAGAGAAAACAGGCCCCTGGCTAGTGAAGTTGATAGATGCCGAGTCTCAGAAGAGAGTGCCATATCTAAGGCTGCATTACTGGAAGTAAAGGTCaaggagagagaagaggaaATAAAGAGTTTATTGAAATTAATAAATGAGAATGGGGTTGGCTCACTTCAAAATCTTAAGAGTAGCTCAGGGCCTGAATGTGCAGCGTACTCAGTGGCAAATGAGATGAGGGAAGCCCCATCCGATCAGCCTTATTCCGTGCAGGGAGAAGTCAAGTTACTTCAGCAGGAGTTGAGTACCAACTCTAAAAATGAAACTCTTCTGGATTCTGAGCAGAGAAGTAACTCTGATGGAAAACGTTTGAGGTCTCCTAAAGTATTTTCTGATTTTGTCTGCATGGATTCTGATGAAGAAAAGGTTGAGCAATCAAAAAGGCCCAAGAGGGCAATGACCCCTCGGAGATGTACGATTGTAGCAGACATGAATTCTCCAATTATGACAAATGAAGATAAAAGTGAAAGCCAGAAGTCTCATTCAGGAGATTACACCAAGTTTACTGTGACTGAACTGTGGCAAGAGCTCATGAAACATGGTTTTGTTTCTGAGTTGCTTGAGCTGAAGAGGCCCAAGAAGAAAGACATTCTTGATCTTTACAAAAAACTTGTCCTTCAGAGACAGTAA